In Burkholderia sp. WP9, a genomic segment contains:
- the araG gene encoding L-arabinose ABC transporter ATP-binding protein AraG: MTSLHTESHAGEPAPSPAPLPARLSAEPYLRLDGITVRFPGVLALDQVSLEVRRGEVHGLMGENGAGKSTLLKVLSGVNQPAAGTLSLDGVEQQFVTTKAAIAAGVAIIYQELHLVPELTVAENLMLGALPNRFGVLDEKALVARAMRELERLGEKIDPSQQVKNLSIGQRQMIEIGKALMRDARVIAFDEPTSSLSSRETTQLFRIIRALKAEGRAIIYVTHRMDEVYELCDRVTVFRDGRRIDTFDAGEGLDRDRLISCMVGRSIADVYGYRSRELGDVQLDVKNLMGRGLREPASFTARKGEIVGFFGLVGAGRSELMKLIYGAVKPAGGEITLKGKRVRFATPRDAVRAGVALCPEDRKQEGIVSIASVSDNLNISCRRHFSRFSVLNGRKEAQTAREFIGKLAIKTRNGDTPIGTLSGGNQQKVILSRWLAEDIDVFLMDEPTRGIDVGARSEIYGLLYGLAEAGRTVIVVSSDLAEVIGVADRVIVMKEGRIVGDLPKAQATPDALIKLALPR; the protein is encoded by the coding sequence ATGACGTCTTTACACACCGAGTCCCACGCCGGCGAACCGGCGCCCTCACCTGCGCCCTTGCCTGCGCGCCTATCGGCCGAGCCGTATCTGCGACTCGACGGCATCACCGTGCGCTTTCCGGGCGTGCTCGCGCTCGACCAGGTGTCGCTCGAAGTGCGGCGCGGCGAAGTGCATGGCTTGATGGGGGAAAACGGCGCGGGCAAATCGACGTTGCTGAAGGTGTTGTCCGGCGTGAATCAACCCGCGGCGGGCACCTTGTCGCTCGATGGCGTTGAACAGCAGTTCGTCACGACGAAGGCGGCGATTGCCGCGGGCGTGGCGATCATCTATCAGGAACTGCATCTGGTCCCCGAACTGACGGTTGCGGAAAACCTGATGCTCGGCGCCCTGCCCAATCGTTTCGGTGTGCTGGACGAAAAAGCGCTGGTGGCGCGCGCCATGCGCGAACTGGAACGGCTCGGCGAAAAGATCGACCCGTCCCAGCAGGTGAAGAATCTTTCAATCGGCCAGCGGCAAATGATCGAAATCGGCAAGGCGCTAATGCGCGACGCGCGCGTGATCGCGTTCGACGAACCGACCAGTTCTCTGTCGTCGCGCGAAACGACGCAACTGTTCCGGATCATTCGTGCGCTGAAGGCCGAAGGCCGCGCGATCATCTACGTCACGCACCGGATGGATGAAGTGTACGAACTGTGCGACCGCGTGACGGTGTTTCGCGACGGCCGCCGCATCGATACCTTCGACGCGGGTGAAGGACTCGATCGTGATCGCCTGATCAGCTGCATGGTGGGCCGCTCGATCGCCGACGTGTACGGTTATCGCTCGCGCGAACTCGGCGACGTGCAACTCGATGTCAAGAACCTGATGGGACGCGGTCTGCGCGAACCAGCTTCTTTCACGGCGCGCAAAGGTGAAATCGTCGGCTTCTTCGGGCTCGTCGGCGCGGGGCGTTCCGAGTTGATGAAGCTCATCTATGGCGCGGTCAAACCGGCGGGCGGCGAGATCACGCTCAAAGGCAAGCGCGTGCGCTTTGCCACACCGCGCGACGCGGTGCGCGCGGGCGTGGCGCTGTGTCCCGAAGATCGCAAGCAGGAAGGCATCGTTTCGATCGCCTCGGTATCGGACAACCTCAACATCAGTTGCCGCCGCCATTTCAGCCGCTTCAGCGTGCTCAACGGCCGCAAGGAAGCGCAGACCGCGAGGGAGTTCATCGGCAAGCTCGCTATCAAGACGCGCAATGGCGACACGCCGATCGGCACGCTCTCGGGCGGCAATCAACAGAAGGTGATTCTGTCGCGCTGGCTTGCCGAAGACATCGACGTGTTTCTGATGGACGAACCCACGCGCGGCATCGACGTCGGCGCGCGCAGCGAGATTTACGGGCTGCTGTATGGGCTCGCCGAAGCGGGCCGCACGGTGATCGTCGTGTCGAGCGACCTCGCCGAAGTGATCGGCGTGGCGGATCGTGTGATCGTGATGAAGGAAGGCCGCATTGTCGGCGATCTGCCCAAGGCGCAGGCCACGCCGGATGCGCTGATCAAGCTCGCCCTGCCCCGCTGA
- a CDS encoding arabinose ABC transporter substrate-binding protein — translation MTSKLRRLTLSAVAAAALAAPFAAQLSAHADQPLKVGFLVKMPEQAWFINEQKAASALGQKDGFSVVNIGTPDGEKVLAAIDNLGAQGAKGFVICAPDVRLGPAIQARAKRYNMKFVTVDDQLVDSTGKPLPNVPHLGMSAFKIGNQVGTAISEEMKRRGWKPEEVGALRITNYELPTAKLRTDGATQSLLAGGFKKENIFDAPQKTTDDEGGFNASSPVLAQHPNIKKWVIFALNEESVLGGVRATEQLHIPAADVIGVGINGAGEAFAEFQKKEPTGFYGTIAVSSTMHGKESTENLVEWIKDGKQPPADTQTTGKLMVRGNWQDVRKELGI, via the coding sequence ATGACCAGCAAGCTTCGCCGTTTGACGCTATCCGCTGTAGCGGCCGCCGCCCTCGCCGCGCCCTTTGCCGCGCAGCTTTCCGCGCACGCGGATCAGCCGCTCAAGGTCGGCTTCCTCGTGAAGATGCCGGAGCAGGCGTGGTTCATCAACGAACAGAAGGCCGCGAGCGCGCTCGGCCAGAAGGACGGCTTTTCGGTAGTCAACATCGGTACGCCGGACGGTGAAAAAGTGCTGGCCGCGATCGACAACCTCGGCGCGCAAGGCGCCAAAGGCTTCGTGATCTGCGCGCCCGACGTGCGCCTCGGACCGGCGATCCAGGCTCGGGCGAAGCGCTACAACATGAAGTTCGTCACCGTCGACGATCAACTGGTCGACTCCACCGGCAAGCCGCTGCCGAACGTGCCGCATCTGGGCATGTCCGCGTTCAAGATCGGCAATCAGGTCGGCACCGCGATCTCCGAAGAAATGAAGCGCCGCGGCTGGAAGCCGGAAGAAGTCGGCGCGCTGCGCATCACGAACTACGAATTGCCGACCGCGAAACTGCGTACCGATGGCGCGACACAATCGCTCCTCGCCGGCGGCTTCAAGAAGGAGAACATTTTCGACGCTCCGCAAAAAACCACCGACGACGAAGGCGGCTTCAACGCATCGTCGCCGGTCCTCGCGCAGCATCCGAACATCAAGAAGTGGGTGATCTTCGCGCTCAACGAGGAAAGCGTGCTGGGCGGCGTACGCGCGACCGAGCAGTTGCATATTCCGGCGGCGGACGTGATCGGCGTCGGCATCAACGGCGCGGGTGAAGCATTCGCCGAATTCCAGAAGAAGGAGCCGACGGGCTTCTACGGCACGATTGCCGTGAGTTCGACGATGCATGGCAAGGAAAGCACGGAGAACCTCGTCGAGTGGATCAAGGACGGCAAGCAGCCGCCCGCCGATACACAGACCACCGGCAAGCTGATGGTGCGCGGCAACTGGCAGGACGTGCGTAAAGAACTCGGCATTTAA